GAATATTTAGATTTATTACAAAGCCATGGAATGTAGAAGAAGAACTCAAAGTAGTGATAAATCAAGCATTAGAATACTACATAATTCAAGAAGAAAAAGAACAGTTAACAAAAGCTCTTGAAAAAGGAAATGAGATGTATGTCAATGTTTTGAAAGCCACTGAGAAAAAGTTTAAAGAGCTAAAGCAAAACTTTGACGTTTTAAGGGATATTATTTCCTACCAGGATTCATATATTATTCAGCTTTTAAAAGCGGACAGAAAAAAAGATATTGTTATCTTTTTGCTTGAAAATATGAAGAGAACTATTTCAAATTTCATTTCGATGTTACCAATCTATCCAATAAAGTTTAACGTAGAAAGGTTAGTGAAAGATCTAAGTAAAACTATTGAAGAAAGATTTGAAGGAAGTGGCAGTATCAAAATAGAAGTAAAGGATGGGGCAAAAGAATACACTTTTGAAGGATATTACGGTGTATTACTATTTACATTAATTGAGATTATAATGATTATAATTCAATTTGACATGGATGCCTTTGCTATTATGAGTATTGACTGTGTTGATAATAAATTAATTACTATAATTTCGATTCCGACAAAAATAGAAGAAAAGCTACTTTTATATTTACTTTCTCTCACTCCTTTTGCATCTATGTTAAAAGGAACTCTAAAAATTGATACGCAAAAGGGGAAAAATATTGATATACAAGTCGAATGTACATTTGACTATGTTGAAAAAAACATTAATTAATAGGCAAAGAAAACAAATTTTTATGATGAAAATGATTTTAGCGATGTTTATAATTATAAAAAAACAAATTTAGAGGTGATTACTTACTATGCCAAGGCCAATGACAATGTCTCAAAAGATTTTGGCGTACCATGCAGGAAAAGAATATGTTGAGCCAGGCGATTTGATATTTGCAAATGTTGACTTAGTTTTAGGAAATGATGTCACAACACCTGTTGCAATAAAAGAATTTGAAAAGATAGGTGTTGATAAGGTTTTTGACAAGGACAAAATCGCAATAGTTCCAGACCACTTCACACCCAATAAAGATATAAAATCTGCCCAGCAGTGTAAGATGGTTCGCGAGTTTGCTAAAAAGTATGAGATTACAAACTACTTTGAAGTTGGCGAGATGGGTATTGAACATGCACTCTTGCCCGAAAAAGGCCTGGTTGTACCTGGCGATTTGGTAATTGGTGCAGACTCTCATACATGCACATATGGGGCATTGGGTGCTTTTTCAACAGGAATTGGTTCTACTGACATGGCATGTGCAATGGCAACAGGAAAGTGCTGGTTCAAAGTTCCAGAGGCTATTAAATTTGTGCTCTACGGCAAAAAAACTGGCTGGACATCAGGCAAAGATATTATCCTTCACATTATTGGTATGATAGGTGTTGATGGAGCACTTTACAAGTCAATGGAATACACGGGAGAGGGCTTAAAATCACTTTCGATGGATGACAGGTTCACCATTGCTAACATGGCAATTGAAGCAGGTGCAAAAAATGGTATATTTGAGGTTGATGAAAAGACAATTGAGTATGTAAAACAGCACTCCATAAAGCCTTACAAAATCTTCAAGGCAGACGAGGATGCAGAGTATTCACAGGTCTTTGAGATTGATATTTCAAAAATTAGACCCACAGTTGCTTTCCCACACCTTCCAGAGAACACAAAAACAATAGATGAGATAACAGAAAAGATTTATATAGACCAGGTTGTAATTGGTTCTTGCACAAATGGAAGAATTGAAGATTTGAGAATTGCAGCAAAGATTTTGAAAGGAAGAAAGGTTAAAAAAGGCCTTCGCTGTATCATATTCCCTGCAACACAGAACATATACAAGCAGGCTTTAAAAGAGGGGCTCATTGAAATCTTTATTGATGCAGGATGTGTTGTTTCAACACCCACTTGCGGCCCATGCCTTGGCGGGCACATGGGAATTTTGGCAGAAGGCGAGAGAGCTTTGGCTACAACAAACAGGAACTTTGTTGGCAGAATGGGTCACCCAAATAGTGAAGTATATCTGTCATCACCTGCAATTGCAGCAGCATCAGCAGTACTTGGCTATATCGGATCACCTGAAGAGCTTGGAATGAAAGGAGATGAAGAATAGATGATTTTTAAAGGGAAAGCTCACAAGTACTATGATAATATCGATACAGATGTCATTATTCCTGCAAGATATTTAAATACATCTGATCCAAATGAGCTTGCCAAACACTGCTTAGAAGATTTGGACAAAGAGTTTGTAAATAAAGTTCAAAAAGGTGACATTTTGGTTGCAGGTAGAAACTTTGGCTGTGGTTCGTCAAGAGAACATGCACCAATTGCAATAAAAGCATGTGGAGTTTCATGTGTTATTGCTAAATCTTTTGCAAGGATATTTTACAGGAATGCCATAAATATTGGTCTTCCAATTGTTGAGTGCGAAGAGGCAGTAGATGGAATAGAAGCTGGTGATGAGGTTGAGGTTGACCTTGTAACAGGTAGTATAAAAAATCTTACGAAGAACAAAGAGTTCAAGGCAAAGCCGTTTCCTGAGTTCATGCAAAATATAATGAAAGCGGGCGGGCTTATAGAGTTTGTAAAAGGAGAGTTGAAAAAAGATGCATAGGATAGCTGTAATTCCTGGTGATGGAATTGGTCCTGAGGTAATAGAACAAGCACTGCTTGTTCTTGACAAAGTGTCTTCAAAGTTTGGGGTTAAATTTGAGTATATCTTCCTTGACGCTGGCGGATGTGCAATCGACAAGTATGGTGTTCCAATTAGAGAGGAAGATTTAGAACTTGTTAAAAAATGTGAGGCAACACTATTAGGTGCTGTTGGAGGACCAAAGTGGGATAACCTTCCAGGAAATTTGCGACCTGAACAGGCTCTTTTAAAATTAAGAGGTGGTCTAAAGGTATATGCGAACCTTCGTCCAGCGGTACTTTATGATGAGCTAAAAGACTCATCCCCACTCAAAAAAGAGATTGTAGACAAGGGCATTGACATTCTGGTTGTCAGAGAGTTAATTGGAGGAATGTATTTTGGTCCAAAAGGAAGAGAAATAAGAAATGGACAAGAGGTTGCGTATGACACTGAAATCTATTCAGTAAGTGAAATAGAAAGAATAGCAAGAGTTGCATTTGAGGCAGCAAGAAAGAGAAGAAAAAAAGTCACATCCGTTGACAAGGCAAACATATTAGAGTCTTCAAGACTTTGGCGTGAGGTTGTAAATAGAGTTGCAAAAAATTATCCGGATGTGGAACTTGCTCACATGTACGTTGACAATGCTTCCATGCAGCTTGTGAAAGACCCATCACAATTTGATGTTATATTGACATCTAATATGTTTGGAGATATTTTGTCAGATGAAGCATCAATGATTGTAGGCTCAATTGGAATGCTTGCCTCAGCTTCACTTGGCGACAACAAGATTGGCCTTTATGAGCCAATTCATGGGACAGCGCCAGACATTGCAGGGCAGGATTTAGCAAATCCTATTGCAACGATATTGTCTGCTGCAATGATGCTGCGCTACAGCTTTGACATGGAAGATGCTGCAAAGGCTATAGAAAATGCTGTGAAGATTGCTCTCAAAGAAGGGTATAGAACAAGAGATATCTATACGGAAAATTGTAAACTTGTTGGAACAAAGCAAATGGGAAAAATCATTTGTGAAAATATCTAAAAGCTGCAGAAAATTTTCTGCAGCTTTTTTGTATTTATATTTTCGAAAAGGTAAGGTAAAATATAAACATCACACACTCTAAATAAACGGTTACTGGGGAGGGGTTTTTAAATGAATTACAGGCCCTTCGGGAAAACCGATTTCAAGGTATCAGCTCTTGGTTTTGGCGCAATGCGACTTCCTATTTTAGACAGTGACTATTCAAAGATTGATGAGGAAAAGGCAATTGAGATGCTACAATATGCAATTGACCATGGAATCAATTACATTGACACAGCATATGTGTATCATGGAGGAAACAGTGAAGTTGTGGTTGGTAAAGCTTTGAAAGGGGGATATAGAGAAAAGGTCAAGATTGCAACAAAGCTTCCTGTTTGGCAGGTAAATAATTTTGATGATGCTGATAGGATTTTAGATGAGCAGCTAAAAAGACTTGATACAACTTACATTGACTTTTACCTTTTACATGCTCTTAACAAGGACCATTGGAAAAAGTTAAAAGGTATTAACATATTTAAATGGGTTGAAAAAGTGATCTCTGAAGGGAAGATAAAGTATATAGGATTTTCATTCCATGATGATTTGAACACATTCAAAGAAATAGTAGATAGCTACAACTGGACATTCTGCCAAATTCAGTATAATATTCTGAACAGGAACTATCAAGCAGGAGAAGAGGGCTTAAAGTATGCTGCGTCAAAAGGTTTAGCAGTTGTTATCATGGAGCCGCTTTTAGGTGGAAGGCTTGCAAAAGAGCCGCCGGAAGAGATTAAAAAGCTTTGGGATAAGGCAGCTGTTAAAAGAACACCTGTTGAGTGGGCTTTGGCATGGCTTTGGAATCAGAAGGAAGTATCAGTTGTTTTAAGTGGTATGAGCACATTGGAGCAGGTAAAGCAAAATATCGAGTATGCAAGCAAATATGATATAGGGTGTCTTACAGCCGAAGAACTTGAGCTTGTGGAAAAGGTTGCGCAAAGGTACAATGATCTAAGAAAAGTCAACTGTACAGAGTGCAAATACTGTATGCCATGTCCACAGGGTGTTGATATTCCTTGGAATTTTAGCATTTACAATCAGGCAAGCATGTATAACATGTATCAGGAGATGAAAAATGATTATACAAAGAAAGAAAAAGAGAGAGCAGAAAATTGTGTTGAGTGTGGCGTTTGCGAGACAAAATGTCCACAAAACCTTCCAATAAGAGAAATTTTAAAAGAAGTTCGCGCATATTTTTCAAAGTAAAAATAGGTTATTTACTTTAAAGCGCATTTTGTGATAAAATACTGCATGTTGTGGGAAGAAAAAATTCCTCTTCCCTTGCTCCCAAAAAGTGATTTGGGGGCCTTTAAGTCTAAAAGGGAGGTGAAAGCTGTGGTTGAGAGAAAGTATGAAACAGTGTTTATAATAAGCCCCACACTTGACGATGAGGCAAGAGCAGCTCTTGTCGAAAAGTTCAAGAACCTTATCTCAAGCAATGGGCAGCTTCTTACAGTAGAAGAGTGGGGAAAAAGAAGGCTTGCATACAAGATTAACAAGCATGCAGAAGGGTATTATGTACTGATGCAATTTATAAGCAAGCCTGACTTCCCACGCGAGCTTGAGAGGGTTTACAGAATCACAGATGGGGTCATCAGGTTCTTGATTGTAAAGCTCGAAAAGTAAGAGGGGGCGGCTTTTTTGAATAAAGTTATTTTAATGGGGCGCTTGACACGCGACCCCGAGTTTAGATTAACCGCAAACAATACCCCCGTTGCTAATTTTACATTAGCAGTCAGCAGAAGGTTCAAAAGAGAAAACGACCAAGATGCAGATTTTATTCCTATTGTTGCATGGAGCAGGCTTGCTGAGTTTTCAAAGAATTACTTGAAAAAAGGTAGGCAGGTAGTTGTAATAGGAAGACTGCAGCTTAGAACATGGGATGATGAATCAAATCGTCGACATTATATTACAGAGGTAATTGCAGAGGAGATATACTTTGCAGAACCAAAGCCAAAGGATGCTCCAGCAGAGGCTGAGGCAGATGTAAAAGGCGACGAAATTTTGCCAGACTTAGATGAAGAGATACTTGACAGTGAGCTTGAAAACTTCTTTGAAGAGGATATAGATACCTCTTCGAAACTGGATCTTGACGAAAATCCAGAAGATGACTTGCCGTTTTAAATAAAAGTAAAAAACTGAAAAAGGAGGGAAGATGATTGACAAATCAAAATCAGACCCAAAACCAAACTACTCAGACTGTAGAAAAGGTAAGCTCAAGACAGAAGAAAAAGAAAAGAGTTTGTTCTTTTTGTGTTGAAAGAATATACGACATAGACTACAAGGATGTAAATAGATTGAAAAAGTTCCTTACTGAAAGAGGCAAGATCATGCCAAGAAGAACAACAGGAAACTGTGCAAGACATCAAAGACAGCTTACACGAGCTATCAAGAGAGCAAGAATCTTGGCGCTTTTGCCGTTTATAGTTGAATAAGGCTCTTTTGTAATAAGAATATCAATAAACCTCCTTCTATGGTAACAAAATAGAAGGAGGTTTTATTTTTTGTGGTTTTATTTAATATTTATTGATTTTTGGAATGTTTTTGTGTAAAATTTTTATTAAATAAGGCAAAAATCAATCTAATAAAATGTGAAAGGAGAAACATACAATGAATGAAAGTATCAAATTAAGTTCTATTTTTGAAGAAATCAACAACCCTCCAGCTACTGCCAGTATTATTCATTGGTGGATTTTTTCTGATGAGATGACCGAGAACAGAATAAATGCTGAGCTTGATTATATTTCAAGTCTTGGCTTTAAGCAAGTATTAATTGCAGCAGGTCATAATGTTTCGCCCAAATATTTAACAAATGGCTGGTTTGAAATGGTAAAGTTTGCAGTTCTCCAAGCTAAAAAAAGAGGAGTTAAAGTATGGATTGCCGATGAAGGGTCATATCCAAGTGGCTTTGCTGGTGAAACTTTTAATAAGAAGTATCCTCACAAGAGGATGAAAGCTATTGTTGTTGAGAAGGAGTTTATTATTGAAGGTAATTTATGTAAAGTTGAACCTCACTCTGGTACAATTGGGATTTTGGCTAAAGACATAAACCAAAATAAATATTTTGCTTTTGAAAGATTTGAATTTAGTGCTGAATTTTTATACTTGCCCTATCATTCGACCTGGCAAATAAAAGTAATATCTTCAACTTACAGGACATCTCCAACAAGATACGTTCATCATCCAACAGGTGCTAAAGATACTACATATTCGCTTTGTGATTATCTTGACTATGAAGCTGTCAACCTATT
This Caldicellulosiruptor changbaiensis DNA region includes the following protein-coding sequences:
- the leuD gene encoding 3-isopropylmalate dehydratase small subunit produces the protein MIFKGKAHKYYDNIDTDVIIPARYLNTSDPNELAKHCLEDLDKEFVNKVQKGDILVAGRNFGCGSSREHAPIAIKACGVSCVIAKSFARIFYRNAINIGLPIVECEEAVDGIEAGDEVEVDLVTGSIKNLTKNKEFKAKPFPEFMQNIMKAGGLIEFVKGELKKDA
- the leuC gene encoding 3-isopropylmalate dehydratase large subunit, which translates into the protein MPRPMTMSQKILAYHAGKEYVEPGDLIFANVDLVLGNDVTTPVAIKEFEKIGVDKVFDKDKIAIVPDHFTPNKDIKSAQQCKMVREFAKKYEITNYFEVGEMGIEHALLPEKGLVVPGDLVIGADSHTCTYGALGAFSTGIGSTDMACAMATGKCWFKVPEAIKFVLYGKKTGWTSGKDIILHIIGMIGVDGALYKSMEYTGEGLKSLSMDDRFTIANMAIEAGAKNGIFEVDEKTIEYVKQHSIKPYKIFKADEDAEYSQVFEIDISKIRPTVAFPHLPENTKTIDEITEKIYIDQVVIGSCTNGRIEDLRIAAKILKGRKVKKGLRCIIFPATQNIYKQALKEGLIEIFIDAGCVVSTPTCGPCLGGHMGILAEGERALATTNRNFVGRMGHPNSEVYLSSPAIAAASAVLGYIGSPEELGMKGDEE
- the leuB gene encoding 3-isopropylmalate dehydrogenase, coding for MHRIAVIPGDGIGPEVIEQALLVLDKVSSKFGVKFEYIFLDAGGCAIDKYGVPIREEDLELVKKCEATLLGAVGGPKWDNLPGNLRPEQALLKLRGGLKVYANLRPAVLYDELKDSSPLKKEIVDKGIDILVVRELIGGMYFGPKGREIRNGQEVAYDTEIYSVSEIERIARVAFEAARKRRKKVTSVDKANILESSRLWREVVNRVAKNYPDVELAHMYVDNASMQLVKDPSQFDVILTSNMFGDILSDEASMIVGSIGMLASASLGDNKIGLYEPIHGTAPDIAGQDLANPIATILSAAMMLRYSFDMEDAAKAIENAVKIALKEGYRTRDIYTENCKLVGTKQMGKIICENI
- a CDS encoding single-stranded DNA-binding protein; translated protein: MNKVILMGRLTRDPEFRLTANNTPVANFTLAVSRRFKRENDQDADFIPIVAWSRLAEFSKNYLKKGRQVVVIGRLQLRTWDDESNRRHYITEVIAEEIYFAEPKPKDAPAEAEADVKGDEILPDLDEEILDSELENFFEEDIDTSSKLDLDENPEDDLPF
- a CDS encoding response regulator — translated: MKKYTVLFVDDEDNILSALKRALIDEEYRCLFAKSGEEALKILEKENVQVIVADMKMPEMDGLTLLKIVKQKYPKIVRVVLSGFTQLPQVLAAINQAGIFRFITKPWNVEEELKVVINQALEYYIIQEEKEQLTKALEKGNEMYVNVLKATEKKFKELKQNFDVLRDIISYQDSYIIQLLKADRKKDIVIFLLENMKRTISNFISMLPIYPIKFNVERLVKDLSKTIEERFEGSGSIKIEVKDGAKEYTFEGYYGVLLFTLIEIIMIIIQFDMDAFAIMSIDCVDNKLITIISIPTKIEEKLLLYLLSLTPFASMLKGTLKIDTQKGKNIDIQVECTFDYVEKNIN
- a CDS encoding aldo/keto reductase produces the protein MNYRPFGKTDFKVSALGFGAMRLPILDSDYSKIDEEKAIEMLQYAIDHGINYIDTAYVYHGGNSEVVVGKALKGGYREKVKIATKLPVWQVNNFDDADRILDEQLKRLDTTYIDFYLLHALNKDHWKKLKGINIFKWVEKVISEGKIKYIGFSFHDDLNTFKEIVDSYNWTFCQIQYNILNRNYQAGEEGLKYAASKGLAVVIMEPLLGGRLAKEPPEEIKKLWDKAAVKRTPVEWALAWLWNQKEVSVVLSGMSTLEQVKQNIEYASKYDIGCLTAEELELVEKVAQRYNDLRKVNCTECKYCMPCPQGVDIPWNFSIYNQASMYNMYQEMKNDYTKKEKERAENCVECGVCETKCPQNLPIREILKEVRAYFSK
- the rpsF gene encoding 30S ribosomal protein S6, encoding MVERKYETVFIISPTLDDEARAALVEKFKNLISSNGQLLTVEEWGKRRLAYKINKHAEGYYVLMQFISKPDFPRELERVYRITDGVIRFLIVKLEK
- the rpsR gene encoding 30S ribosomal protein S18; the encoded protein is MTNQNQTQNQTTQTVEKVSSRQKKKKRVCSFCVERIYDIDYKDVNRLKKFLTERGKIMPRRTTGNCARHQRQLTRAIKRARILALLPFIVE